A region of Streptomyces sp. TG1A-60 DNA encodes the following proteins:
- a CDS encoding ABC transporter ATP-binding protein: protein MGEPVEKPAGDKAGAGWARRLAGYARRYPRDVVLALGSSLGGMAVMALVPLITKVIIDDVIGDNTRDMAPWAAALIGAALLVYVFTYIRRYYGGRLALDVQHDLRTEMYGTITRLDGRRQDELSTGQVVGRATSDLQLIQGLLFMLPMTIGNILLFVISLGVMAWLSLPLTLVAVAVAPALWWIAQRSRTKLHPATWYAQAQAAAVAGVVDGAVSGVRVVKGFGQEEQETGKLRAVGRRLFAGRLRTIRFNSRYTPALQAVPALGQVAMLALGGWLAVRGHITLGTFVAFSTYLAQLVGPVRMLALVLTVGQQARAGTERVLELIDTEPTLADGTKTLPADAPATVEFDDVSFGYEGASGRTRPVLDGLSFEIRPGETLAVVGSSGSGKSTVSLLLPRFYDVSRGAVLIGGHDVRELTFDSLRAAIGLVPEDSFLFSDTVRDNIAYGRPDATDEQIETAARAAQAHRFIAELPEGYDTKVGEHGLTLSGGQRQRVALARAILTDPRLLVLDDATSAVDARVEHEIHEALQQVMAGRTTLLIAHRRSTLGLADRIAVLDEGRLADIGTHEELERRSALYRRLLTDPDELGGVSPGHTPPTSPAQADDTPVRDSIRDELDAEFDAERGITPHLWTGDREPRDTAFDGTPATPELLARVEALPPADDTPGIDEAHAVAPEDSYGLKRLLRGFGLPLLLSLALVAVDAGTGLLLPVLIRHGIDQGVSQAALGAVWAASLLGLLAVLAQWAAQIGEMRMTGRTGERVLYSLRLKIFAQLQRLGLDYYERELTGRIMTRMTTDVDALSTFLQTGLVTAFVSVVTFFGIMVALLVIDVQLALVVFATLPPLIVGTVFFRRASVKAYELARERVSVVNADLQESVAGLRIVQAFRRERDGVARFTAGSDSYRQARVRGQWLISVYFPFVQFLSSAAAAAVLIVGARRIDAGTLTTGVLVAYLLYIDLFFAPVQQLSQVFDGYQQATVSLGRIQELLREPTSTKSADEPRQVRSLRGDITFEHVDFAYGSSGDAEAALSGIDLTIPAGQTVAFVGETGAGKSTLVKLVARFYDPTGGRVMVDGADLRDLDMTSYRHRLGVVPQEAYLFQGTVRDAIAYGRPEATDAEVEAAARAVGAHDMIATLDGGYLHEVAERGRNLSAGQRQLIALARAELVNPDILLLDEATAALDLATEAQVNQATDRLAGRRTTLVVAHRLTTAARADRVVVMADGRVAEDGTHDELLARGGRYARLWRTFVGEPVLRP from the coding sequence ATGGGGGAGCCGGTGGAGAAACCCGCGGGTGACAAGGCCGGCGCCGGGTGGGCGCGGCGGCTGGCCGGATACGCCCGGCGGTACCCCAGGGACGTGGTCCTCGCCCTCGGCTCCTCCCTCGGCGGTATGGCCGTGATGGCGCTGGTGCCGCTGATCACGAAGGTGATCATCGATGACGTGATCGGGGACAACACCCGGGACATGGCACCCTGGGCGGCTGCTCTGATCGGCGCGGCGCTGCTGGTGTACGTGTTCACCTACATCCGCCGCTACTACGGCGGCCGGCTCGCCCTCGACGTCCAGCACGATCTGCGTACGGAGATGTACGGGACGATCACCCGGCTCGACGGCCGTCGGCAGGACGAGCTGTCCACGGGGCAGGTCGTCGGCCGGGCGACCAGCGACCTGCAGCTGATCCAGGGCCTGCTCTTCATGCTGCCGATGACCATCGGCAACATCCTGCTGTTCGTGATCTCGCTCGGGGTCATGGCGTGGCTGTCACTGCCCCTCACCCTGGTCGCGGTCGCGGTCGCCCCCGCCCTGTGGTGGATCGCCCAGCGCAGCCGCACCAAGCTGCACCCGGCCACCTGGTACGCCCAGGCGCAGGCCGCCGCCGTCGCGGGCGTGGTCGACGGGGCCGTCAGCGGCGTGCGCGTGGTGAAGGGGTTCGGGCAGGAGGAGCAGGAGACCGGGAAACTGCGCGCAGTGGGGCGGCGGCTCTTCGCGGGGCGGCTGCGCACGATCCGCTTCAACTCCCGGTACACCCCCGCCCTGCAGGCCGTCCCCGCCCTCGGCCAGGTCGCGATGCTGGCGCTCGGCGGCTGGCTGGCCGTGCGCGGGCACATCACGCTGGGCACGTTCGTCGCCTTCTCCACGTACCTCGCCCAACTGGTCGGCCCGGTGCGGATGCTCGCCCTGGTCCTGACCGTCGGGCAGCAGGCCCGTGCCGGCACCGAGCGCGTCCTGGAGCTGATCGACACCGAGCCGACGCTCGCCGACGGGACGAAGACGCTCCCGGCCGACGCGCCCGCGACGGTGGAGTTCGACGACGTGTCGTTCGGGTACGAAGGCGCCTCCGGCAGGACCCGCCCCGTCCTCGACGGGCTGAGCTTCGAGATCCGGCCCGGCGAGACCCTCGCCGTGGTCGGCTCCTCCGGCTCCGGCAAGTCGACCGTCTCCCTTCTCCTGCCGCGCTTCTACGACGTGAGCCGGGGCGCCGTCCTCATCGGCGGCCACGACGTCCGCGAGCTGACCTTCGACTCCCTGCGTGCCGCGATCGGCCTGGTCCCGGAGGACTCGTTCCTCTTCTCCGACACGGTCCGCGACAACATCGCCTACGGCCGCCCGGACGCCACCGACGAGCAGATCGAGACCGCCGCCCGTGCCGCCCAGGCCCACCGCTTCATCGCCGAGCTGCCCGAGGGCTACGACACCAAGGTCGGCGAACACGGCCTGACCCTCTCCGGCGGCCAGCGCCAGCGCGTCGCCCTGGCCCGCGCGATCCTCACCGACCCCCGCCTGCTCGTCCTCGACGACGCGACCTCGGCGGTGGACGCCCGCGTGGAGCACGAGATCCACGAGGCGCTCCAGCAGGTCATGGCCGGCCGTACCACCCTCCTCATCGCCCACCGCCGCTCCACCCTCGGCCTCGCCGACCGCATCGCCGTCCTCGACGAGGGGCGCCTCGCGGACATCGGCACCCACGAGGAACTGGAACGGCGCTCCGCCCTCTACCGCCGGCTCCTCACCGACCCGGACGAGCTGGGCGGCGTCTCGCCCGGCCACACCCCGCCGACGAGCCCGGCCCAGGCCGACGACACCCCCGTTCGCGACTCGATACGGGACGAGCTGGACGCCGAGTTCGACGCCGAGCGGGGTATCACGCCCCATCTGTGGACCGGTGACCGGGAGCCCCGGGACACCGCCTTCGACGGCACCCCCGCCACGCCCGAACTCCTCGCCCGGGTCGAGGCGTTGCCCCCGGCGGACGACACCCCGGGTATCGACGAGGCCCACGCGGTCGCCCCCGAGGACTCGTACGGCCTGAAGCGTCTGCTGCGCGGCTTCGGGCTGCCGCTGCTGCTCAGCCTGGCCCTGGTCGCCGTGGACGCGGGCACGGGTCTGCTGCTGCCCGTGCTGATCCGGCACGGCATCGACCAGGGCGTCTCGCAGGCGGCCCTGGGCGCGGTCTGGGCCGCGTCCCTGCTGGGGCTGCTCGCGGTCCTCGCCCAGTGGGCCGCGCAGATCGGCGAGATGCGGATGACGGGCCGTACCGGCGAACGCGTCCTCTACTCCCTCCGCCTGAAGATCTTCGCCCAGCTCCAGCGCCTCGGACTCGACTACTACGAGCGGGAGTTGACCGGCCGGATCATGACCCGGATGACGACCGACGTGGACGCCCTGTCGACGTTCCTGCAGACCGGCCTGGTCACGGCCTTCGTCTCCGTCGTCACCTTCTTCGGCATCATGGTCGCCCTGCTCGTGATCGACGTGCAGCTCGCCCTCGTCGTCTTCGCGACGCTCCCGCCGCTGATCGTCGGCACGGTCTTCTTCCGCCGGGCCAGCGTGAAGGCGTACGAGCTGGCCCGTGAGCGGGTGTCCGTGGTGAACGCGGACCTCCAGGAGTCGGTGGCCGGGCTGCGGATCGTGCAGGCGTTCCGCCGCGAGCGCGACGGCGTCGCGCGGTTCACGGCCGGCAGCGACAGCTACCGTCAGGCGCGCGTCCGCGGCCAGTGGCTGATCTCGGTCTACTTCCCGTTCGTGCAGTTCCTGTCCTCGGCGGCGGCGGCGGCGGTCCTGATCGTGGGCGCCCGCCGCATCGACGCGGGCACCCTGACGACCGGCGTCCTGGTCGCCTACCTCCTCTACATCGACCTCTTCTTCGCGCCCGTCCAGCAGCTCTCCCAGGTCTTCGACGGCTACCAGCAGGCCACCGTCTCCCTGGGCCGCATCCAGGAGCTCCTGCGGGAGCCCACCTCCACGAAGTCCGCCGACGAACCCCGTCAGGTGCGGTCCCTGCGCGGCGACATCACCTTCGAGCACGTGGACTTCGCGTACGGCTCCTCCGGCGACGCCGAAGCGGCCCTGAGCGGGATCGACCTGACCATCCCGGCCGGGCAGACCGTCGCCTTCGTCGGCGAGACGGGCGCCGGCAAGTCGACCCTCGTCAAGCTCGTCGCCCGCTTCTACGATCCCACCGGCGGCCGGGTCATGGTCGACGGCGCCGACCTGCGGGACCTGGACATGACGTCGTACCGCCACCGCCTGGGCGTCGTCCCGCAGGAGGCGTACCTCTTCCAGGGCACGGTCCGCGACGCCATCGCCTACGGCCGTCCCGAGGCCACCGATGCCGAGGTGGAGGCCGCCGCCCGTGCCGTCGGCGCCCACGACATGATCGCCACCCTCGACGGCGGTTACCTCCACGAGGTCGCCGAACGCGGGCGGAACCTCTCCGCCGGCCAGCGCCAGCTGATCGCCCTGGCGCGGGCGGAGCTGGTGAACCCCGACATCCTGCTCCTCGACGAGGCGACCGCCGCCCTGGACCTGGCCACGGAGGCCCAGGTCAACCAGGCCACCGACCGCCTCGCCGGGCGCCGTACGACCCTCGTCGTCGCCCACCGCCTGACCACCGCCGCCCGCGCGGACCGCGTGGTCGTGATGGCGGACGGCCGGGTCGCGGAGGACGGCACCCACGACGAACTGCTCGCCCGGGGCGGGCGGTACGCGCGGCTGTGGCGGACGTTCGTGGGGGAGCCGGTCCTGAGGCCGTAG
- a CDS encoding LuxR C-terminal-related transcriptional regulator yields the protein MRELQALGLLRGGPGDELRAVAPEAAVASVVGPLDRDIRTRRALAEQARASIMGFLPVFQSSRSSRERESEFEVLEEPTQVRAVVADLAARSRTEILTAQPGGGRAEGSLKEAAPRDRDALGRGIRLRVLCQHTARFSPGTSSYIDHMTELGAQVRTLDDHFSRLLVFDAETAIISLPANPLGAVVVREPHVVAFIVETYERLWLTADPCAVAPGARAEVAGDVRQAIVRLLVEGLTDASIATRLGMSVRTCRRHIADMMEELGAQSRFQAGYLLASPAQRDRRFARVGASACLRERPGRTG from the coding sequence GTGAGAGAACTCCAGGCCCTCGGACTGCTGCGCGGTGGTCCTGGCGACGAACTGCGGGCGGTGGCGCCCGAGGCAGCCGTGGCCTCCGTCGTCGGGCCCCTCGACCGCGACATCCGGACCCGCCGAGCGCTCGCGGAACAGGCGCGGGCGTCGATCATGGGCTTCCTGCCCGTCTTTCAGTCGAGCCGGTCCTCCCGGGAGAGGGAGAGCGAGTTCGAGGTCCTGGAGGAGCCCACCCAGGTGCGCGCGGTCGTCGCCGACCTGGCGGCGCGGTCGCGCACCGAGATACTCACGGCCCAGCCGGGCGGCGGCCGAGCCGAGGGCAGCCTCAAGGAGGCGGCGCCCAGGGACCGCGACGCCCTCGGCCGGGGCATCCGCCTGCGTGTCCTCTGCCAGCACACGGCCCGGTTCAGCCCGGGGACATCCTCCTACATCGACCACATGACGGAACTGGGCGCCCAGGTGCGGACCTTGGACGACCACTTCAGCCGTCTCCTGGTCTTCGACGCGGAGACGGCGATCATCTCCCTGCCCGCCAACCCGCTGGGCGCGGTGGTGGTCCGCGAACCGCACGTCGTCGCTTTCATCGTGGAGACGTATGAGCGGCTGTGGCTGACGGCGGACCCCTGCGCGGTGGCCCCCGGTGCGCGGGCCGAGGTCGCGGGCGACGTCCGTCAGGCCATCGTCCGTCTGCTCGTCGAAGGGCTGACGGACGCCTCCATCGCCACGCGTCTGGGCATGTCCGTGCGCACCTGCCGCCGCCACATCGCGGACATGATGGAGGAGTTGGGCGCCCAGAGCCGCTTCCAGGCCGGTTACCTGCTGGCGTCGCCGGCCCAGCGGGACCGACGGTTCGCACGCGTAGGGGCGTCGGCATGCCTCCGCGAACGTCCGGGCAGGACCGGGTGA
- a CDS encoding rhodanese-like domain-containing protein, with protein sequence MHTPTAVAPARAASRLEQYTVIDVRTPGEYAAGHVPGAHNIPLDHLHTALPALKAAAARGDLLLVCASGTRSATACEQLATADVTAVTLTGGTTAWAQQGHTLTRADGAATTWAMERQVRLAAGSLVVLGLAVGARYKPARWLSAAIGTGLVFSAATDTCGMAALLAKLPHNQPRTTDLADTLDALRK encoded by the coding sequence ATGCACACCCCCACCGCCGTCGCACCCGCCCGGGCCGCATCCCGCCTGGAGCAGTACACCGTCATCGATGTCCGCACCCCCGGCGAATACGCCGCCGGCCACGTCCCCGGCGCCCACAACATCCCCCTCGACCACCTCCACACCGCCCTCCCCGCGCTCAAGGCCGCCGCCGCCCGCGGCGACCTCCTCCTGGTCTGCGCCTCCGGCACCCGCTCTGCCACCGCCTGCGAGCAGCTCGCCACCGCGGACGTTACCGCCGTCACCCTCACCGGCGGCACCACCGCGTGGGCCCAGCAGGGCCACACCCTCACCCGGGCCGACGGCGCGGCCACGACCTGGGCGATGGAGCGCCAGGTCCGCCTCGCCGCCGGCTCCCTCGTCGTTCTCGGACTCGCCGTCGGCGCCCGCTACAAGCCCGCCCGCTGGCTCTCGGCCGCGATCGGCACCGGGCTGGTCTTCTCCGCCGCCACCGACACCTGCGGCATGGCCGCCCTCCTCGCCAAGCTCCCCCACAACCAGCCCCGCACCACCGACCTCGCCGACACTCTGGACGCCCTACGGAAATAG
- a CDS encoding metal-sensitive transcriptional regulator: MELDMAAAELKSVLNRLRRAQGQIAGIIKMIEDGRDCEDVITQLAAVSRALDRAGFAIIATGLQHCMAEGGQASGDREQMRARLEKLFLSLA; encoded by the coding sequence GTGGAGTTGGACATGGCAGCCGCGGAGCTGAAGTCGGTCCTCAACCGGCTGCGCCGGGCCCAGGGGCAGATCGCCGGGATCATCAAGATGATCGAGGACGGCCGGGACTGCGAGGACGTGATCACGCAGCTTGCCGCGGTGTCGCGGGCGCTGGACCGGGCGGGTTTCGCGATCATCGCGACCGGGCTGCAGCACTGCATGGCCGAGGGCGGCCAGGCGTCCGGCGACCGTGAGCAGATGCGGGCACGCCTGGAGAAGCTCTTCTTGTCCCTGGCGTGA
- a CDS encoding serine hydrolase domain-containing protein has protein sequence MTSDHRTGEGERSVHGHVHAGFEGVREAFAQVVREQPQPTGQQLAVYRKGVRLVDLWAGPEVDGDTLTGVFSVSKGAAHLVVAMLVQDGVLDLDRAVCADWPEFGQSGKDRITLRQLLAHQAGVVGVDEVFTIEELADDRLMAERLAAQAPYWTPGTAFGYHGLVIAALTGEVVRRVTGRSLQDWWEHRVRRPYDVDFYLGLPEELEPRYLPVQPAVPEPGESAQSPQEVGRLLEIAFSTTYMPDLSVFPNFRRTRSLGQGSAGGVASARGVAGAYAAVIGGLDGRPALLTSDTMETFSRIHSEGIDVVGGVESRFALGFQVLDDRYKALGPDAFGHGGAAGAMAFASPRHGLAYAYVRNRFALGDSADRENTLLIEEVMRSAARGKG, from the coding sequence ATGACGAGCGATCACCGGACCGGCGAGGGCGAGCGGAGCGTGCACGGACACGTGCACGCTGGATTCGAAGGCGTGCGCGAGGCCTTCGCACAGGTGGTGCGGGAACAGCCGCAGCCCACCGGGCAGCAGCTGGCGGTGTACCGGAAGGGGGTCCGCCTGGTGGACCTCTGGGCCGGCCCAGAGGTGGACGGGGACACCCTGACCGGCGTGTTCTCGGTGAGCAAGGGGGCCGCACACCTCGTTGTGGCGATGCTCGTCCAGGACGGCGTACTCGACCTGGACCGTGCGGTGTGCGCGGACTGGCCGGAGTTCGGCCAGTCCGGCAAGGATCGGATCACTCTGCGGCAACTGCTCGCCCACCAGGCGGGTGTGGTCGGTGTCGACGAGGTCTTCACGATCGAAGAGCTGGCCGACGACCGCCTGATGGCCGAACGCCTCGCCGCGCAGGCTCCCTACTGGACACCCGGTACGGCCTTCGGCTACCACGGGCTCGTCATCGCCGCCCTCACGGGAGAGGTCGTACGCAGGGTCACCGGCCGGAGCCTGCAGGACTGGTGGGAGCACCGTGTCCGCCGTCCGTACGACGTCGACTTCTACCTGGGGTTGCCCGAGGAACTGGAGCCCCGCTACCTGCCCGTACAGCCCGCTGTCCCCGAGCCGGGGGAGAGTGCGCAGAGCCCACAAGAAGTGGGGAGGCTGCTGGAGATAGCCTTCAGTACCACGTACATGCCGGACCTGTCCGTCTTCCCGAACTTCCGGCGCACCAGGTCCCTCGGCCAGGGGTCGGCGGGCGGAGTGGCCTCCGCCCGCGGCGTGGCGGGCGCCTACGCGGCGGTCATCGGAGGGCTGGACGGCAGGCCGGCGCTGCTCACCTCGGACACGATGGAGACGTTCAGCCGGATCCATTCCGAGGGCATCGACGTGGTGGGTGGCGTTGAGAGCCGCTTCGCCCTGGGATTCCAGGTCCTCGACGACCGCTACAAGGCACTGGGGCCGGACGCCTTCGGCCACGGGGGCGCGGCCGGCGCCATGGCGTTCGCCAGCCCGCGCCACGGCCTCGCCTACGCGTACGTTCGGAACCGGTTCGCGCTCGGGGACAGTGCGGACAGGGAGAACACGCTGCTGATCGAAGAGGTGATGAGGTCGGCGGCCCGCGGCAAAGGGTAG